The following proteins come from a genomic window of Caloenas nicobarica isolate bCalNic1 chromosome 6, bCalNic1.hap1, whole genome shotgun sequence:
- the S100B gene encoding protein S100-B, with product MSELEKAMIAIIDAFHQYSGKEGDKHKLKKSELKELINNELTHFLGEIKDQETVDKVMEALDSDGDAECDFQEFVAFIAMVTAACHEFFEHE from the exons ATGTCTGAGCTGGAGAAGGCCATGATCGCCATCATTGATGCCTTCCACCAGTActcagggaaggagggggacaAGCACAAGCTGAAGAAATCAGAACTGAAGGAGCTCATTAACAATGAGTTGACCCATTTTCTTGGT GAGATCAAAGACCAGGAGACTGTGGACAAAGTCATGGAGGCGCTGGACAGCGATGGGGACGCAGAGTGCGACTTCCAGGAATTCGTAGCCTTCATTGCTATGGTCACCGCTGCTTGCCATGAGTTCTTTGAGCATGAgtga